Within Rhododendron vialii isolate Sample 1 chromosome 12a, ASM3025357v1, the genomic segment AAGGCTTGAAATGTGAGATTTCGCCGTCTCTAAATCTCTAGCAATTACCATCGCTTTTGAATTCATCTCGGCAAGCGACTTGGTAGCCTCTTCCAAATCTATTTCGAGAGACTTTTGAGATTCTTTGTGTTCTGAAATCTGTTTCTCCAAAGCTTGTAATTCTTCGGTCAAAGAGGTAACaaccttcttttcttctttcaaatCGTGGGCTGCACTTTCTGCTCTCTTGTACGCGTCCACTAATTCCTTCTTTAGGCTATTGCGATTTTCTACAGCAGCTGCCAAATCACGAGACACGATTTTCAGCtcatcttttgttttcttctgaGCCTCTTTTGCTGATGCAAGCCCACTAGATAACACTTCTGCACTGCGTTTTGCCTCAACAAGGTTCCGGTCAAAAGAATTCTTAGCTTCGGAAAACTCAGCCGTAACCCTGGAAATCTCGGACTCAAGGCTAGAGCACAGACTTCTTGAATGCTGTAATTGTTTTGCCAGATCAGAAACCTCGTTGCTTGACTTCCCAAGAGCTTCTTGTGTAATTTGGAGCTCACTTTTCAAATTCTTCACATTGTTCAATTCAAGATCGAGAGATTTCCTCATATCATCCCGTTCTCGGGTCAAATTGGCAACTAAGACTTGGTTTTCACTCACTTCCTTTGAAGCAACATCTATCTTTTCCTTAAGCTGGTGAATCGTGTAGTCTTTTTCTCCCAAAAGCTTGGCATCTGCAGCAGCCTTTTCTAAGGAAGATGACTTCAGATCAGTGTACTCCTTCTGAATAGCTTTGAATTTCCTGATAGAATCATCTCTCTCAACAGTCAAAGAACCCACTTGAGCATTCAAATCATTGACAGCCGTATTCTTCAATTCCAGCTCTTTTCCACTTTTCAGAATCTCTAGTTTCAATCTACTCATTTCTGTATTTGCTCCCACTAGTTCATTCTTGGTTTTCTCGAAGGTAGACTTCAATTTCTTAAGCTCTGATTCTTTTTCAGCAAGTGAGGAATTGAGTTTAGAAAGAGTTTCTTCTTTGTCCTTGATCTCCGAACTGAGCAACGTTATCTTTTCATGCAGTACTTCAATCGAGTTaagcttcttcttcatcttctcttctAGTTCCTTCTTGTCTTCCCCAGCCTTTGAGAGATTGCTTTGAAGATTCTCTATTTGGATTTTTAGATCCTCAACTAGTTTTTTCTCACTTTGTAGCTCCTTCCCAAGTCCTGTTATTGTACTGTTTGCCGATTTCAATTGGTTCATCAAAGACTGCTGCTCTTCATTTGCTTTTTTAAGTTGTTTGTTTCGTTCATCCTTCTCGTTTAGCAGCTTCAGCTCAAAGCTCTTCTCCAGCGAAACAATCGCCACTTCTTTCTCATTCAGCTTTTTTGTCATCTGCGCAGCCAACCAGTAAACAAGATATGTGTATCACAATAATATTCTAACTTTGGAATAGGAAAGGGTGCTAATATTGCAAAAGGGCGAAACCCATTTGAGATTAAACAACCTGCAGGAAAATTTCCTACATGAAACTTTCTGAGGTTTTCTCTCCTACAATAAGATTAAGCAAAAATGTGGGAGAAACGAGTGCCTAATGTGAAATTACAGGTTTCCTATATACTTTTAAGGGAGTAATTGGTATACAGGGAAATAGATTGCAACAGTTTTAGTCCCAGAAGAGTTCAACTTCGTAATATTCATATACTCGGAACAAGTTCAGAAAATTTCTATTTGCTAATCACCTATCAGGCAAAGCCTTATCAAGAAAGTCAAATCTCTTCTGGCTGAGGAAACAGATTAAGAGAACCAAATGGAGTATTGTTTACCGATTCTATCGTTGCTTCAGTAGCGATTTTTTCCTTCCTAGCCAATGCATAGAGTGCACCAAGCACGCCAGAACTGAATATTCCGAGTCCATTCAGAACAGAGAGAAAGGGATTCTGTGGTGTATCTCCTTGAACTGTTTGCtgtaccaaaaaatattttcttgtttAACTGAAACTGTGAAACAATCCATATAGAAGATTTCAACTGCAACTAATCGTGTgaaaacagaaacaacaaattCGTTCCAAACTCTTTCAGATCAAGTTTGGCAGCGATTCAGACCTCTGATTTTTGTTTCTGCTCTGCTGTCTGTATTTCAGGTCCTCCTGCAATGAAATTGATTAAGGCAAAGAAAATGAGATCATTGAGATGGCATAAGAATTTAACATACAACCTATTATTCTCAATTGGGTTATGAACGTTTTGATAAAAATTGCTACAAACAAAAGGTAGACAAATCTTGTTAGGTGATACGGtgagaaggaaaagaaataacTCATTCTGATAAGAAATTAAGAATCACAAGCCTAAAGACTTAAACCATAGACCCAATAACAGTGGGGGGAATAAGGTGAACAAACGGTTTTGCTCTTGTTCCTACTCCATGAGAAAACCGTCAAAGTAAAAATATGTTTCCATCAATCTACTTAGGGAGACTTGAGCATTTACTAGGTCTTTGGGTAGAAGATTTGTCAGTTAAGCTGGATTAAATTACGAAAATTGACATTCTTTGATTCACGTGCCACTGCTCTCAAATCACATTTAACTATTTAAGGTATCAAATGAGTGGGGTGGACAGGAAAAGGGTCATTCGACTCATTCCTGGATTCTTGAAACCCAGAAGAGTCAAAACAAAGTTTCCTCAGCTTAGTGAAAGTTGATAAATGTGATTCTaccaaaaggagaaaaagaataatgaaaaaCGAGAGCATTTCCTTGTTGCATTCTAAGCCTCAATTCACTTTGGGAAGCTCTTTAATATATGACTGTATTGGGTAGCATCAAAccaattcaatacaacatactTCACATAATCCAATTCTCTTCTCATTCTACATGCATATCAGAAAGCATCTATCTCATCAATCACGTACTTACAATGACTGATCAGCCAATACTAGAGCAAATATTGAATTGGAGAATAACCACAGTAATGATATAATCCAAAACGAACTAGCTCCTCTTCAGTCAGTCCAGTCCTTGGGCCATTTGCGAGGACTTCTCAAACCCACTTCAATTTTCGGAACTGTTCATCTTTTAGGACTGATCGAGTACATCATCCATgccaaaaatcatattgattgGATATCATACCAATAAACAAATAATGgaaacacatttatcttgagaTAAGCGGGTTCGATCCAGAGTGCAGGATTGTTTTTTGCATGGTTAGCTCTAAAAGATGAACAAGTTCCGATCATGTGGATTCGAGAAGGACCCACGAACGGCCCAACAACACGCCTTTTTCTTCCGATAGAAATAGAAATGTCCATATAGGTCCGTCTAACTGTGCTACAAACCAAAATCTTTGAATCCACATTTATGTTGATTTCAATTAAATTTAGAACTACTAGCAAAGACATTTATTTAATGTTAACCGAACGGGTTTTGTCTTTTTCTAACCAGGTGTACGTGTACGTGCCAGCTTATGCGCGCCCAACGAATTTtgataaaagaacaaaaacttaTCCAATCATGGCCATCCCAACAACAGTaatcttgaagaagaagaaaggttcAATATTGTAAAATAAAACCCATCTCATGAGATTCATcaattttaaacaaaaagatAGTAGTAATTTAATTTCGCTGTAAATTCCAACCACTGAGTCTGGGAAAGAATCAAGTAAATACCCAAAAAACCAACTGACCTTCAAGAGCTTCGGTAGCCTTTAATTGAAGAAAGGGAACAACTGAAATACCCAGAAAGAGGATAGCTCTCCTCTTCGAGAAAACGCTGTCGGTTGGGCTGTCACGATGCATAAAAACCTTGGCTGTTCTGTTCTTTCTTCCATATCTTGGGAAAGAGTAGGGGAGAAGAGATTGCGAAGAGTTTAATAAAGGGGAAGACGATGGGGAGGGAGAGTGCGAAAACCAAGAACTCCCCATTTCAAAGATCATTgcttttctagatttttgagTGATTCTCAAGCACCCACTCTGGTCTCTCGCTCTCCCctgtttttttgcttttttgggcCTCCATGGCTGTGACTTGAATAGACCTATATACCCTCTTTTCGATGATACAATAACCCTTCAGAAGAAAAATCCTAAGAAAACTTCACTTTGACCCCCTGTCCTTTGAGCTATGTTCGTATTAACCCTCGGACGTTCAATTGTGTCACCACATAACTTCCTTTTTTGAATTAGTAAAATGCACAGTTAAGCTCCTCGTGGTTTTTTATGACGTTATGCATAACTACCATGGAAGtttggttctttcttttcttgtaaaAAGGAGTAAACCGTGAAATGCTTTGTCGTAACAAGGATATCCTACCGACTGCGTAGAGCTTTTCATGTTTTCTTGAGCTTCTTGTTTTTTCATATCACATTGGAAGTTTGCATAGGTAaatctagatttttttagtGAGCTTCCGTAAGCATTTATAATGAGTAATTTATATGTACAACTAATTTTAAACTTAACGTACAACATGTTTGATGGTACGTCCAATGTATCAAGTTTAATCTATTGCCCTTTCTCAACCAACTTATATTAACCCCTTCTCCTACCGTCTTagttctttgttttcttgaatACTGAGGGCTCCTTCTTTGTACTTTAAAAGACAAGGGACCTTTGGTTAGCATTATTCATGGCAATCCTGTAATTTGTATTGAATTGGAGGCATTCTCATAAAACGTTATCCACGTAAGCTGGAACATGGCCTCTAATTACATTGCAGCTCCACCAATAGGAGCATGCCAGGTCAGGGAAAAAACTTACTTTGTTATCCTAGGATAAATGATCCATCCATGGcatgagatggagagagaagcATCGCAGATACCAAGATAAGTGATGTGTTTTCGTTTCTAAAATTTTAATTGGAAtttataatattatttaagATAATTAAATTGTTAATCAGGTCACTATtttcgaaaataatttttataactTGTTTATCAGGTTACTGCtttcaaatataaattttaattgAGTCAATCTTGAATAATATAGATTTCAATTAAAGTTTTTGAACTAAATTCCTCACAAGAAAAACTAATTTTGTCCTTCGTTGTTGCAGTTAAGTCATTGCGACCTTAATTTAGAGAACTGATTATTGTGTTGTCCACTTTGAATATTTGTCAAATTCACGTTATGTATCTAAATTACTTGTTCATTTTGAGATGCTAAACTTTAAACAATTTTgatcaaaagccaaaaaaaaagttactaaaGATAAAGAAGTTTGAAAGATGTGTCTTGAGCGTCTTCAGAATTGTCTTATCTAAACTTTTTCCACCATCGATTTCTATTAGAATACTTTCTCGATTGCTCTCATCGTACAATTGATTAATCCAAAGAATTTAACCAAAtgctacaaaaataaattacactAAACAATAATTAATTTATTTCAAACTTATCATACTCACTTATAAAATAAGTCTCGTGTTCTATGAGTGTCGCATTTAAGTGAATAGAATAagccaaataaataaaaaggggcTACTAATGAAGCTTTTCTCCCATGAAGTGACCAAAGGCATTCCCACCAACTAGGAAATGTTAAATTATGTCTATCGGTTCCGATTAGGGTCGTCATACTGCAATCTAACTTCATACTAATATGCTATTTAACTTACTAATCCTAcaggcaaaaaagaaaaagggcgctgctattcggaACCCTCTATTTACTTCCATAGCCCATTAAaatttttcaattatactcgacagttagttaccgaaattgagatatattttcagcatccaattactgaaatataatatttttttcaacagatgtttaccgaaaatgcatgttcggcagttgtttaccgaaagttgaacatattttcgacatgtagttaccgaaatataatcttgttttcaacagcaatttaccgaaatgttatttatgattttcaacaaccatttaccgaaatgtagtaggctacgggagaaaataaaaggctgcgaatagcagcacccaagaaaaaagaaaaatagaagaaggGGTAAAACAGTAAATAACTCACCCTCCCCAAGTTTTAATGTTTTTTGGGACACTCCAGCTACATCCAGACCCAAGAACAGGTGGGACCCGAAAACCGGCGGACGTTAGCATGGCTCAGCTACTTTTCCAATCCATCCACTAGATGCGTACCGTCCAGGTTGCACTTCCTCTTTACCTTCTCCCGAAAGCCAAAAACCCCCGAAAAAGGGTCAAACTTGCctctgaaattagggtttcacATGTGGAAATCCGACCCAATATCCTCTCTCACTCGTCTTCAATTTAGCATAAAAATCGTTACTTTTAGGCTTTACAGAAATATGATCTGGGGTTTTGCCTGCCTCTTCGGTGTTGGGTACACTCAAAGTTCGAGACTTTTTGTTATTTGAGGTAAGAATTACGGGTTTTATATGTCTGGGTATTTCGTTCTACAGAAAAAAGGTGAAGTTGCTCATTTGTTTCTTCTTGAGTACTGAATTCTTGGATTTTCTTGGTGTTACTGATGATTCTATTAGTTGGAGTTATTGGTGATTTGGAGCCAGGTTGGTTTTTACTGTaccgattttattttcttgtagcTTGTGATAAGGGTGTTGTTTTTCTCAGAATTTGAAGCAGAAAATTTGGGTATTATGGGTTCGAACTTGGGTTTTTTTGGGatttagttttttcttctttagagTGAAGGTTAATGGGCAGTTCTTTTTCTGCGACCTAGTTGCTAATAGAAAGGTGAAAATTGGTGATTTTGAACTGAATGTTGGTATTTGGGATTTGAAACTTTGGGTTATTTATGCTTCAGTATTTGGTACATTGAAGTGGTTTGTGATAGAGACTTGGGTTGTGTGTGTTTCTTGTCTTTGGAGTTTGTTGACCCTGAATTGTGCTTAAATGGACGACTCTGATGATGATACGAGTTATCGGAGCCTTTATAGGTCGCCTCAAAGGCCCAAGCTTCCCGTTCGGGATCTATCTTATCCCGAACAAGTCGGTGATCAATATTTatatggtgatgatgatgacTATGCTGATGAAGAAGATGTTGATGAAGAGGGAGATGATAATAATGAGGCTAATGATAGTAGACAAATGGCCAAATTTggaaatgatgatgatgagggtAATGATGACAACGAGGATGAGGGTTATAATGAGAATGACGACGAGGATGAAAACGAACAAAATGGTGAAAGCGAAGGAATAAAAGACGTTGATTTAGGAAGGCACCGAAAAAAGCGGAAGTTAAAGAGTTTGTTATCAAGTTACGAATTCGCTCCTCGAGTGGCTGCACCTCCAGTGGTAGATCCATCCACCTCAAAGCCTTCAGTTGGTGGGCGGAATTCACTCTCTGATTGGACTGAAGATGAgacgtttgttttgttagacgCTTGGGGTGAAAGGTTTCTTAAACACGGGGGAAAGAGTCTCCGGTCTGAAGAGTGGCAAGAGGTTGCTGAAAAAGtaaaccaaaactcaaaaatagTGAGGACAGACACTCAGTGTAGAAACCGTTTGGATACgttgaagaaaaaatacaagaagGAGAAGGCTAAGTTGGGTGAGAGCAAAGGCGTGACCGGAAGATGGGTTTACTTCAGTAAAATGGATTTGTTAATGTCGTCAAAACAAACAGGACTCTCGTGTGGGGTGGACTCAGGGGAGTATGTTTTCACGAACCCTAACGTCTCTTTGAATCGTGCGAGTGGATTGGATGAAATGAGGGATAGCCCAGTAAATTCAGAATCTGGGGATGATTCGGATGGACTTCCGCCCAAGAGGGTTAAAATGGGAAGGGAGAGATCTGATGGGGCTTCCTTCAGATTGCTTGCGGATTCTATTCACAAGTTCAGCGACATATACGAGAAGATTGAAAATAGGAAAAGACAGCAGATGGTTGAACTGGAAAAGATGAGGATGGATTTCCAAAGAGATTTGGAAGTGCAGAAAAGGAAGATTCTAGAGAGAGCCCATGCCGAGATTGCGAAAATAAGACAAGGTGATGACGACGAGGAGAACGATCTGTCCGCCGAGACTATCAGCGATTGATATGTATCAGAGCCTCGTATTATTCCGCTGTGCGGGATGGTACACCATATTCCTTTTTGGTTCTAAAATTACTAGGTAATAAAATCTCCAGGATGAATGTATCTGGATATATTAGGTAGGTCAATTAGCATTCCTTTAATAGTGGCACTGCTACTTTGTTGGttgtagttttttgttttatgagacATAATGAGGTACTCTTCGGTTTCCGTATGCGCCTTGTCCAACGTCCAATCAggattgtgttttgtttttatcttcCTTTCGATGTTTCACCCAAACTATGCTCGCTTTCCTCTCGACTGATTACTCTTCTTGGTGCATTGAGAGTGGGCATACCTGATATCTCGTATCGAAATCATCAATTGCTATTTGCTCCTTTGcttgccttctttttcttgaccGATTACTCTTTTGCTGCACTGAGAATGTGCACGCCTGATATCTGAAGTGGAAATCATCAATCGCTCATTTGCTTGATGTCCACTCCACAGGTCTGTTGACCACCGAGAGTAACCTTGTTTCACTAGTTTGGATGAGTGTTCATTCatctcttgttttcttttcttgacgAGTACTCTTTGCTGCATTGAAAATGTGTTTGCCTCATAAAGTGGAAGATCTCGCGGAAGTGATCGAATGCTTATGTAGTGCATTGATCTTCATCTTTTCATCATCATCGACTACAGTTCATGCACAAAATCGTTTATTTTCTTGTGGTGAGTTGGTCATGTGATATCCTGATCGTACAACACGGGACATCCACTGCATGTCTTAGACAGAAAGAGGCAGATGTTTGCTATGGTAGTTTACTTTAAAGATTTTGTTGTTACTGGCTTTCTTCCCTTGTGCAATTGTAATGTCTGATTTTGGGCCTTTTTCTGGTGTGTATTTCGTTAAAGTGCATTTGGCTTCAAGGAGCAGTCCGGCAGTCCCTAGGGGTTTTTTGAGGACCTTCGCCAAATATTCACTAATATTCAAGtcaatccagagagagagagagagagagtacattgCAAGTACAAAAAAACATACACAATATGTGATGGGGAAACATTGATTGTTAGTGCAAGTAACCTCCGGTGACATCATTCCTTCCAAGAAATAACAAAATGCGTCTGATAAAAATTGGAGCGATACAGAGATGAGGGCATTGTTTCCATTAGCTTATATCCCAACCCAAGCTTAAACAAAGTAGCGCAAACAATACACCAATTTCCCTTGCCAATAAAACTTTGCTCAGGAAGTTAGTATTACCCTTTTTTCACGTATATTCTGTAACTCCTGTCGATGACCACATTACAATATGTTGGGAGTAGCCATAAGAAagcctggtttttttttttttttatcgaataCCCATCTCCCATGAACTGGGAGACGAATTTGGTGCCTCATTTTTAAATCCTTCAGGAGTTCTAgcactttttcttttgttcatcaGCGAGTTCTAGCACTTGGATGGATAGGCTGACCCGTGAAATTCTTCAAAATTCCTGCACCTTGGCAATTCAATATCTACGAGCCTCTGAACAATCCTCATTAGA encodes:
- the LOC131309815 gene encoding MAR-binding filament-like protein 1-1 codes for the protein MIFEMGSSWFSHSPSPSSSPLLNSSQSLLPYSFPRYGRKNRTAKVFMHRDSPTDSVFSKRRAILFLGISVVPFLQLKATEALEGGPEIQTAEQKQKSEQTVQGDTPQNPFLSVLNGLGIFSSGVLGALYALARKEKIATEATIESMTKKLNEKEVAIVSLEKSFELKLLNEKDERNKQLKKANEEQQSLMNQLKSANSTITGLGKELQSEKKLVEDLKIQIENLQSNLSKAGEDKKELEEKMKKKLNSIEVLHEKITLLSSEIKDKEETLSKLNSSLAEKESELKKLKSTFEKTKNELVGANTEMSRLKLEILKSGKELELKNTAVNDLNAQVGSLTVERDDSIRKFKAIQKEYTDLKSSSLEKAAADAKLLGEKDYTIHQLKEKIDVASKEVSENQVLVANLTRERDDMRKSLDLELNNVKNLKSELQITQEALGKSSNEVSDLAKQLQHSRSLCSSLESEISRVTAEFSEAKNSFDRNLVEAKRSAEVLSSGLASAKEAQKKTKDELKIVSRDLAAAVENRNSLKKELVDAYKRAESAAHDLKEEKKVVTSLTEELQALEKQISEHKESQKSLEIDLEEATKSLAEMNSKAMVIARDLETAKSHISSLEEEKDVIYNSLSEQKRLSQEERESMEDAHNIVMKLGKEREVLEKRGKKLEEELAFAKGEILRLRSLVNSSKPIVNHRVEEKIEAGANAAVSVKKSGRRRKGVPQQDNS
- the LOC131309823 gene encoding trihelix transcription factor ENAP1-like, with protein sequence MDDSDDDTSYRSLYRSPQRPKLPVRDLSYPEQVGDQYLYGDDDDYADEEDVDEEGDDNNEANDSRQMAKFGNDDDEGNDDNEDEGYNENDDEDENEQNGESEGIKDVDLGRHRKKRKLKSLLSSYEFAPRVAAPPVVDPSTSKPSVGGRNSLSDWTEDETFVLLDAWGERFLKHGGKSLRSEEWQEVAEKVNQNSKIVRTDTQCRNRLDTLKKKYKKEKAKLGESKGVTGRWVYFSKMDLLMSSKQTGLSCGVDSGEYVFTNPNVSLNRASGLDEMRDSPVNSESGDDSDGLPPKRVKMGRERSDGASFRLLADSIHKFSDIYEKIENRKRQQMVELEKMRMDFQRDLEVQKRKILERAHAEIAKIRQGDDDEENDLSAETISD